One genomic window of Mycteria americana isolate JAX WOST 10 ecotype Jacksonville Zoo and Gardens chromosome Z, USCA_MyAme_1.0, whole genome shotgun sequence includes the following:
- the LOC142402807 gene encoding tetraspanin-3-like — translation MKRVRAGVVVLLPLWRCEDSWIRPFARYLLRFLGFIFWGMAVALACGGVFVILMYKNYRYLFQESFFCLLGWLAVAAALILLPTGVLAISISVRSSRYQQGALMYLLVVLLCLEMSSAVLAQFYSIWMASELKSTMGYLVYQYNGTHSWGPGSRAMDAVQRKLQCCGVQNYTDWLTATAASWHLPDEKAHVPESCCKEKNSHCRGDLGHLEQLFQEGCLKKLEDWLSFIMLYVFWCCTVLSVLELLASVSNGILMRHQPFHDLRILDSSTFF, via the coding sequence ATGAAGAGGGTTAGAGCTGGGGTGGTGGTGTTGCTACCTTTATGGCGCTGTGAGGACTCCTGGATCAGGCCCTTTGCTCGATATCTGCTGAGGTTCCTAGGCTTCATCTTCTGGGGCATGGCTGTAGCTCTGGCCTGCGGTGGAGTTTTTGTGATCCTGATGTACAAGAACTATAGATATTTATTTCAGGAgtctttcttctgtctccttggctggctggctgttgcAGCTGCACTTATCTTGCTACCTACTGGAGTTTTGGCTATCTCTATTTCTGTGAGGAGCTCCCGCTACCAGCAAGGGGCTCTCATGTACTTGCTGGTGGTCCTTCTTTGCCTGGAAATGTCTTCAGCAGTTTTGGCACAGTTCTACTCTATTTGGATGGCTTCTGAGCTGAAAAGCACTATGGGTTACCTTGTCTATCAGTACAACGGGACACACTCCTGGGGTCCTGGCAGCAGGGCTATGGATGCAGTACAGAGGAAGCTGCAGTGTTGTGGGGTCCAAAACTACACAGACTGGCTAACGGCAACAGCTGCTTCTTGGCATCTTccagatgaaaaagctcatgtcCCTGAAAGCTGCTGTAAGGAGAAGAATTCTCACTGCAGGGGTGACTTAGGCCATCTGGAACAGCTTTTTCAGGAAGGCTGTCTAAAGAAGCTGGAAGACTGGTTGAGTTTCATCATGCTGTATGTGTTTTGGTGCTGTACTGTGCTAAGCGTCTTAGAGCTGTTGGCTAGTGTCAGCAATGGCATCCTTATGAGGCATCAGCCTTTCCACGACCTCAGAATTCTGGACTCATCTACCTTCTTCTAG